The Streptomyces sp. V4I8 genome includes the window CCGGCGTCGCCGACACCGCGGCGCCGGGCCGGAAGACGACCCGCACGGGCCGGGCCTCGTAGGAGAAGTCGAGGATGTCGCTCACGACCGCTCCAGCACGAGGTCGAAGCGGGCGTGCCGGAAGGGGTTCGCCACGCCGAACTCCCGTGCCGCCGAAGGGTCGTCGACCGGGGCGAAGTCCGTGACGAGCCCCGGCTTGACGGCGAACACCGCGTCCGAGTCCAGGTAGTCGCTCCCCGCCACGAAGATGTGCGTGGTCACCGGGGTGTGCCCCGCGGCCGAGGCGATGAAGTGGATGTGCGCGGGCCGGTAGGGATGCCGACCGGTGGCCGCCAGCAGCCCGCCGACCGGTCCGTCCGTCGGGATCGGATACGGGCTCGGCACGCACGTACGGAACCAGAACCGCCCCTCGCCGTCCGCCGTGAACAGCCCGCGCCCGTTGCCGGGCGGCTGTACGTCCGGCCGCTGCACGTCGTAGAAGCCGTTCCCGTCGGCCTGCCACACGTCGACGACCGCGCCGGGCAGCGGGCCGCCGTCCCGGGTCAGCACCCGGCCGCTCACCACACAGGGTTCGCCGCCGCCCACCAGGTCGATGTCCGCGCCGAGCTCGCGCACCGGGGACTCGGTCATGTGGAACGGGCCCAGGACCGTCGATTCGGTGGCGCCGGGGCCGTGCCGCTCGTTGATCGTCTCGACGAGCATCGACACACCGAGCACGTCCGACAGCAGGATGAACTCCTGCCGGGTGTCCGTGCACATCTGTCCGGTCGCCGTCAGGAACCCGATCGCCCGCTCCCACTCCTCCTGCGTCAGCCGGGACTCCCGCGCGAAGGCGTGCAGATGCCGGACGAGCCCGGTCAGCAGCTCCCGCAGCCGCGGATCCGCCGCGCCCCGCAGACTGGCGACGACCTCGTCAGTGACCGTGTCCGGCGTGTCCCCGGTCATGTCGGCTCCTTCCCGGCTCCTGGCGCTTCCTGGCTTCCCGGTCGTTCCCCCGCTTCTGGGTCCCCTGCTTCTGGGTCC containing:
- a CDS encoding intradiol ring-cleavage dioxygenase → MTGDTPDTVTDEVVASLRGAADPRLRELLTGLVRHLHAFARESRLTQEEWERAIGFLTATGQMCTDTRQEFILLSDVLGVSMLVETINERHGPGATESTVLGPFHMTESPVRELGADIDLVGGGEPCVVSGRVLTRDGGPLPGAVVDVWQADGNGFYDVQRPDVQPPGNGRGLFTADGEGRFWFRTCVPSPYPIPTDGPVGGLLAATGRHPYRPAHIHFIASAAGHTPVTTHIFVAGSDYLDSDAVFAVKPGLVTDFAPVDDPSAAREFGVANPFRHARFDLVLERS